From the Palaemon carinicauda isolate YSFRI2023 chromosome 4, ASM3689809v2, whole genome shotgun sequence genome, the window AATAGATATTACTGCAAATTACCTTCAGCATTACTACAAATTACCTTAAATATTACTGCAAATTACCTTAAACATTACTGCAAATTACCTTAAACATTACTGCAAATTACCTTAAACACTACTGCAAATTACCCTAAACATTACTGCAAATTACTTTAAACATTACTGCAAATTACCTTAAAGTCGTAAAACGCAGTGAGGAAGACTACTACTTAAAAACACTATCCCCCTTTCTAAAAaaccccaatccccccccccccatttcctttttttcctttccctttcctttcctcctatCTTTTACTCCTCCTTTCTCCATTATTCAGGGTATTTTTAAATGaaggatatttttattataattttttggggTCCTAGCTTTTCCAATGAAGAAATGCGATACAGCAACGGTGGTGACttgaattatagattattttcctttttagaaagaGTAATATTTTTCAAACAAGATTTTAAACAGTGCAGTGGGATGCAACGGTGTAGGATGTACGAGGATTGGACGGAAGGAAACGTTGAGAGGATgaaggatgtgagagagagagagagagagagagagagagagagagagagagagagagagagagagagagatagagagatgggtagatagatagagagagagagagatagatatagctatatatatatatatatatatatatatatatatacatatatatatatatatatatatataactagagagaaaaagagatatagagatatatagagcgagttagatatatatatatatatatatatatatatatatatatatatatatatatatatatatagcgagagaaagatagatagagtgatatagagagctatatatatatatatatatatatatagagagagagagagagagagagagagagagagagagagagagagagagagagagagagaatatatatatatatacattgtggcgCTCTGGAACGACATAATTTATACAGATGTTATCGCAGAAGGAACGTTGTTTATCACCAattcccccttcctctctctccctcttattccctttctccctctccccctctttcTCTTCTTCGCTTTATCTCTATCTCACTTTCCTCGGTGAAAAAATAGTTTCTcataaaagaggggggggggggaagggtgtcCAAGGAAAAACTAGCGGCAGTTATTACTTCACATATCTCCTTttttgacatttattattattattattattattattattattattattattattatttttatttttttatttttttttatttttatcttcattaatattattatttttatcattattattattattatcattattactatcactatcattattattattattatcatcattattattgttgttgttgctgcttttattattccatatatttttttgtCATCTCTATCATTAGcatagtttttgttgttattactattatcattattattagtattattatcgttcttgttattgttattcttattatcatttatgttattgatattttcattatcactcctaacatttcttaccattattatcattgatgtttttgttgttgtatttatatatctttcgttattataataataatcattattgctatttttatcataatcatctAAACCGTATAAGGAAAGCATCGCTTCGAAGtcttctatgtctgtctgtctgtgaaaaGCAACACGCGAAAATTTAAGGTCAacttttatatggaatttttcTATGGAAGTCGGCTATGGGCCAAGGACCCATATTTAGGATTACAtttttacgaatatttttttttttttttttgcaaacgtcAGCTACGGGCTAGGGACCAAAGGGATAGAACTTATattatgcaggaaaaaagaaaaaaaaaactttttttaagaGAAATGTGTATTATTTAAACCAGCAGGCGATTATTTGGGAAAATTCTAGGAAGattttactgtttattattattattattattattattattattattattattttcattattattatttttggaaaagcaggatgctctaagtccaaaggctccaacagggaaaaatagccctgcctgatagggcaatgtcactgtcccttgcctctgccattcatgagtgacctttaatcctttaattgCATTAGCAACTAACAAAACaaaaacgcaatatatatatatatatatatatatatatatatatatatatatatatatatatatatatttcctcgccAATGTCTTTCATCATAATGGACCTTTCCTTTTTCATTAATGCAATGTGCATACGTGGATGAATACGCTTAATTGATAAAACTTGATAATATCACAGCAGCACTAACTAATTCTGAACTATACTTTAGTAAAACGAAGTTCTAGAAATACCTCcaatttaaaatatgaaataagcTTCTGATTGctgcagagaaaaaaaaacataccaccAAAAATTAAGTCGAAAACATTCGGTTACTAATTAACAACGTTTATGAAGATTCCAACGTTTACAAGGACCTCAACGTTTACAACGACTCCAACGTTTACAAGGACCTCAACGTTTACAAGGACCTCAACGTTTACAACAATTCCAACGATCATAACGACTCCAACGTTTACAACGACTCCAACGTTTATAACGATTCCAACGTTTACAGCGTTTACAATGACTCCAACGTTGACAACGACTCCAACGTTGACAACGACTCCAACGTTGACAACGACTCCAACGTTGACAACGACTCCAACGTTGACAACGACTCCAACGTTTACGGCGACTCCAACATTTACAACGACTCCAACGTTTACAACGACTCCAACGTTTACAACGACTCCAACGTTTACAACGACTCCAACGTTTACAACGACTCCAACGTTTACAACGACTCCAACGTTTACGGCGACTCCAACGTTTACTATGACCCCAACATTTACAACGATTCCAACGTTTACAATGACTCCAACGTTTGTGACTCCAACGTTTACAATGACTCCAACGTTTACAACGATACCATGCATCTAGTGCACTGCCTCTATAACTTTTACCACGTGTCTACAAggctaaaataacattaaaattatataaaaaattattattattaaaatcatagttGGCTtttaaattatgattatcattatgaaaaaatgTGATTGTTTTttaaaattatgtttattattatcaaaattataattgtttataaaattattgaaatagcACCCGAACTGTGAAATAACATTTGCTTGTTTCCATTATTATGCTAAGTTATCCATCACTGTATTCAAATCATAATCAAAGATAGTATATTGTAATGTGTATGATAAATTTCCATTAACTGGGATCATGgcagacaatgaaaaaaaaatgaatgttattCGCCGCAAAGTTGTCTGCCTTATAACTCAAACCATCAAACTTACACCACAACTCTTCAGTTAATTGTAAATTCAAGTTCTCAATGTTTACAATAGATTTAAGAGTTTTATGAGGATTAAAAAAATATGAAGTCTCAGCATTTTGTTATTACTCTGCGGTAAATGGTAATTTTGAATTTCCTAGTTgaggattcaaaaaaaaaaaaaaaaaaaaaaaaaaaaaaaaaaaaaaaaaaaaaaaaaaaaaaaaaaaaaaaaaaaaaatttgttatttcCTAGGTGAGCATATTGAAGAAATATACGAGACGATTGAACATAAAAATGATGAAGTGTACAGGAAAATAAGCGTTGATTGGCTCCTTGAAGAACACTTACAGCGGATGTGGTTTTAAGATAACCTCAAGATTCAAGAATACAAAGAAACGACCGCCATGTTTGAGAGATTCATTATTCGTCGTTATTCTGCCTGCGCTGAAGGTCAGTGAATCGTGGAATTCAAGTTTAGCGTTTTCGAAGAAGGAGGTGGAGGACTTTTGTAGGAGCCCGGAAAGGCTTCAGTAGGAACCACGAAGGAAGTGCGAAGATTAGCAATACTCCTTGAGTCATAATCCCGCCCCCTCCGCCCTCGCCCCCCTTCAAAACCACTCAACCTGACACTTACTACTTCGGTTCAAAACCGCAAAGGCGGAAATGTCTTCAGACTGACCAAAATGGCCGCTACAGCGCACGCGCGGAGCGTGATGCGGCTATATTTTTTTCAACTATTTTCTCAATTTAtgtggtttgggggggggggggggggctgcaattTGTAAAACGGCACTGGCTAGGAGTGAATGACAAGATGATGGTTTTATCCTAACAGTTTCTTTCAAATGATTTGTTAGGCGTGGATGAATCATCAATCCAagggaaaaagatatatatatatatatatatatatatatatatatatatcagagcatTTTATAACCTGTAAACTGCAGAGACAATGGCAGAAATATAACAAGATGGCCTTGCAAAGATCTATGGTATCTGTCAATTGattctggatttatatatatatatatatatatatatatatatatatatacacacacacacatatatatatatatatatatatatatatatatatatataatacacacacacacacacacatatatatatatatatatatttacatataaatatatatatgtatacatatatatatatatatatatatatatatatatatatatatatatatatatatctatacatcctatatatatttatctatatatgttatatatatatatatatattatatatatatatatatatatatatatatatatatatatatgtatttatatacatattatatatgcatatatatacatacagtatatatatatatatatatatatacacatatatatagatcaaaatatttcatgataaaaaacCTTCAAACTGTAGAAACAATATCAGAAATATGACAAGACGACGTGCCTTATTTTCTAGCAGACGACCTTGCAAAGACCTATAGTTAAGAATGGTTGAGGAAAGCCGAAATAATGTCACTTTAAGACACTCGACTGACTCTATATACCGTAAAAATAACACGAAATGTCTCAAACCTTGGATGCTGGATTGTGATTGGCCACTTCCAAAACACTTGAAAAAAACATACTGTCATTAAAGTATTTGTCTGGGGAGTGTTGGCTAGTAAGCGTTAAATCTACAAAATGCTATActaagaaagattattttttttcggaTAACATTAGGAAATGAAGGTTTGCAATATTTGggtttcaaaagttcaaccttgtagAGAATGCTTTAATGTTGGACAAGTTGAtgcaagtctcttttttatagttttatatatagaaGACCTATATTAAggttactttttatagtttatatatgaaagatctatgttaatgttgttactttttaaaGACTACAGCTTTCGGATAACATTTCGAAATGAAGGTTTGCAATATTTGggtttcaaaagttcaaccttgtagCGTATGTTTTTATGTTGGGCAAGTagatataagtctctcttctatagttttatatatacaaggtctatattAAGgttacttttcatagtttatatatgaaagatctattataatgttgttactttttaaaGACTACAGTTTTCGGATGAAATTTCGAAATAGAGGTTTGCTATATTTGggtttcaaaagttcaaccttgtaAAGAATGCTTATATGTTGGACAAGTTgatataagtttcttttttatagttttatatatgaaagatctatattaaggttactttttatagtttatatataaaagatctatttcaatgttgttactttttaaaGACTACAGTTTTCGGATGAAATTTCGAAATGGAGGTTCGCAATATTTGggtttcaaaagttcaaccttgtagAGAATGTTTTATGTTGGACAAGtagatataagtctcttttttatagttttatatatgaaagatctatttaaatgttactttttatagtttatatatgaaagaccttttCTAATGTtgttcatttttatagtttatatatgaatgacctatttggggaacaCAATTACTTAGTATACCGGTAAGGCCTAAAGTATAATGTATAATTTAAGATAGTTTGATAATGttacttttatagtttacataggaagacccatcttaatgttgttactattcataagtaatatatgaaagacctattctaatgttgttactttatataagtaatatataaaagacctatttcaatattgttactttttAGTCtacatatgaaagacctatttaaatgtcactttttatagtttatatatgaaagatctattttaatgttactttttatagttcatatatgaaagacctattttaatgttgttactgttcttaaaataagttACTTTAATTGTTccatatttctcttgtagtttacttcttGATTTCCGTTCCtccaccgagctatttttccctgttggagctctggggctcatagcatcctgctttcccaactatggttgtagcttagctgataatactactaataataaaaacaacaacaataataataataataataatataattaataggaataataataatattaataatgataaatagcaataataataataataataataataataataataataaaaataataataataaataaaaataataataataataagaataataacaacaataataactaataataacaatgacaacaacaacaacagtaataataataataataataataataataataattattattattattatagagcgGGAGAGTGCGTCATTCGAGATCGCCATTTACAACGATGATTCATTGAGCAATTCACCTCGCGTCACGAACCATTGTCAATGGTTGGCGTAAATCGAATGCTTCAAGAAGGTCGTAAATCGAACATTTCAAGAAGGTCGTAAATCGAAAATTTCAAGAAGGTCGACATTTCTAAAGGTTGTTTCCTTGATCATGGAAAAAAAATCAGACaggttttctaaaagaaaaaaagcagaaaTTACACAAAGTCATGATTTGTGTGTCCATTAAAGAGGTAGCAAATTTTGACAAAtgtttccaagattttttttttttagaatagaataaaaaaagaaccaATTAAAACCGTTTAGTTTTCTTGAACGCAACACAGAGAAACAATATTAACAAAGACAAAGTTTACCAAGAAAATATGAAACACAGTTTAGTTTTCTTGAACGCAACACATCAGATAAACAATATCCAAAGACCAAATTCACCATTAAAGCAATTTTGAACAGCAgcaatttctaaaaaataaaagtttcttaaTTAAAACTCTATATCCATAATTATATAAATCCGTGGTTTTACGTTATCAACAAACGAATAAAAACGAGTTTCTTTCCACTTAAGACATCAGAATTACGCAAAGAAAATACGAAACTCGAAGGTAA encodes:
- the LOC137639439 gene encoding putative uncharacterized protein DDB_G0282499 — encoded protein: MLRYGNETGIGVVNPHTTLRYGNQTGINVVNPHTTLRSRNETGINVVNPHTTLRSRNETRIKLVNQHTTLPYGNETGSKVVNKHITLEHNSNVYKDLNVYNDSNVYKDLNVYKDLNVYNNSNDHNDSNVYNDSNVYNDSNVYSVYNDSNVDNDSNVDNDSNVDNDSNVDNDSNVDNDSNVYGDSNIYNDSNVYNDSNVYNDSNVYNDSNVYNDSNVYNDSNVYGDSNVYYDPNIYNDSNVYNDSNVCDSNVYNDSNVYNDTMHLVHCLYNFYHVSTRLK